A portion of the Terriglobia bacterium genome contains these proteins:
- a CDS encoding bifunctional DNA primase/polymerase gives MNETLEAALNYIQHGLSPFPLKPSTKYPNVRHWKPYRDTTASLRKCNEWWGNGSNNDIAIVTQGLLVLDPDGEEGMKSVHGLYIPETPTVITGDGLHHYFKDPGFDVKNCQHIIPSVDIRAYDGYAKAPPSKHESGELYRWKPGYSLDDIPLAYAPLWLIELIRISQKHEIYTNHSCPN, from the coding sequence GTGAACGAAACGTTAGAGGCAGCACTTAATTACATCCAGCATGGTCTCAGCCCTTTCCCCCTGAAGCCCTCCACAAAGTACCCAAACGTCCGCCATTGGAAGCCCTACCGAGACACGACGGCTTCTTTGCGAAAATGCAATGAATGGTGGGGTAACGGCAGTAATAACGATATCGCAATCGTCACGCAGGGGTTGCTGGTTCTAGATCCAGACGGCGAAGAAGGAATGAAGTCGGTTCATGGGCTTTATATCCCAGAGACGCCAACCGTCATAACAGGGGATGGGCTTCACCATTACTTCAAAGATCCGGGCTTTGACGTTAAAAATTGTCAGCATATTATCCCAAGTGTGGATATACGGGCTTATGATGGCTATGCCAAAGCCCCCCCCAGCAAACACGAATCGGGCGAATTATACAGATGGAAGCCCGGATACTCTCTTGATGACATTCCTTTGGCCTATGCCCCATTATGGTTAATCGAACTCATAAGGATAAGCCAAAAGCACGAAATCTACACCAATCACTCTTGTCCAAATTAG
- a CDS encoding DUF1778 domain-containing protein, translated as MPQIQQTEERSPKKERLDARVTAEQKRLIERAAALRGTSITNFVVASAQEAATSTIKDFDVLYLRDQARNVFIRAILNPPAPTDAALAAAERYKRNMGR; from the coding sequence ATGCCACAAATACAACAGACCGAGGAACGCTCTCCCAAAAAGGAGCGCCTTGACGCTAGGGTTACTGCGGAACAAAAACGTCTGATTGAGCGTGCGGCCGCATTACGTGGGACATCCATCACAAATTTCGTAGTCGCGAGTGCACAGGAGGCCGCCACTAGCACAATCAAAGACTTCGATGTTCTGTACCTTCGAGATCAGGCCCGCAACGTTTTCATAAGGGCGATTTTGAATCCCCCTGCACCCACCGATGCTGCTCTTGCCGCAGCAGAGCGGTACAAAAGGAACATGGGGCGCTAG
- a CDS encoding GNAT family N-acetyltransferase, whose translation MEPLGNNHDRAAFSCGDKALDTYLHTQAGQDVKKSVAVVFVATPDRRTIAGYYTLSQYAIHLDTIPPGVARKLPRYPMLPATLIGRLASSEKFRGQRVGETLLMNALETCLKYSKQVAAVCVVVDAKNDSAAAFYRKYGFIDLPKVERRLFLPMKTVAALFP comes from the coding sequence ATCGAGCCGCTCGGCAATAATCATGACCGAGCGGCTTTTTCTTGTGGGGATAAAGCGCTCGACACATACCTGCACACGCAGGCGGGGCAAGATGTAAAGAAAAGTGTGGCGGTCGTATTCGTTGCAACGCCAGATAGAAGAACCATCGCTGGATATTACACGCTCTCCCAGTACGCGATACATCTTGACACCATTCCGCCGGGAGTTGCCCGAAAACTGCCAAGGTATCCAATGCTTCCGGCAACGCTTATAGGTCGCCTTGCATCGTCCGAGAAATTTCGCGGGCAGAGGGTCGGGGAAACATTGCTGATGAACGCCCTTGAAACCTGTCTTAAGTATAGTAAACAGGTCGCCGCCGTATGTGTTGTTGTGGATGCCAAAAATGATTCGGCAGCTGCATTCTATAGGAAATACGGGTTTATTGACCTTCCGAAAGTGGAGCGACGCCTCTTTCTCCCCATGAAAACTGTTGCAGCACTTTTTCCCTAG